One window of the Conexibacter sp. SYSU D00693 genome contains the following:
- the leuS gene encoding leucine--tRNA ligase, whose amino-acid sequence MEQRYDPKQIEPRWQQVWADERTWEVSNEAVDGDSSYVLVMLPYPSGEPHIGHLKVYSVGDAVAHFHRRTGRRVLQPMGYDAFGLPAENHAIKTGQHPRDSTAAAIASFRRQFREWGISIDWSREVATHEPEYYRWTQWIFLQLFERGLAYRKEAAVNWCPNDATVLANEQVVDGRCERCGHEVEVRQLEQWFFRITDYADRLLDDLETIEWPEHVKTMQRNWIGRSEGAEVVFRCDDLAIDYPVFTTRPDTLFGATSFVMAPEHPDIERLAAGTGQEDEVRRYVNHALTTDKEERGSAEKPKTGVFLGRYVTNPVNGERLPMYVADYVLMEYGTGAIMAVPGHDERDFAFAQAYDLPVKRVIESPSGEGDELPYTGDGTLTNSHPDFDGLPNREALSRIVDWLDREGKGHSSINYRLRDWLLSRQRYWGCPIPIVHCERCGTVPVPEDQLPVVLPDIEDYAPKGRSPLAAAEDWVRTPCPSCGAGARRETDTMDTFVDSSWYFLRYCDARNDQAAWDKDAVGRWMPVDQYIGGVEHAILHLLYARFFVKALADMGHLDVQEPFARLFTQGMVTKDGAKMSKSRGNVVSPGEIVERYGADTARCYILFIGPPDQDADWNESGVEGMHRFLSRLWRTSMAAASDLPDEPLPGDGTLGEDGLRLVRKAHWAIEKVTNDMAGRFAFNTAISAVMELLNEVGVERRGAAEPGAVRFALSTAASLVFPFAPHVAADAYHALTGRRVWEEPWPAADDRYLVSDTFELVVQVNGKVRDRVQAPTDADKDALLELARVQPNVVAHVDGKDVVKEIVVPGKLVNIVVRG is encoded by the coding sequence ATGGAGCAGCGCTACGACCCGAAGCAGATCGAGCCCCGCTGGCAGCAGGTGTGGGCCGACGAGCGCACGTGGGAGGTCTCCAACGAGGCCGTCGACGGCGATTCGTCCTACGTGCTCGTGATGCTCCCGTACCCGAGCGGCGAGCCGCACATCGGGCACCTGAAGGTCTACTCGGTCGGCGACGCGGTCGCCCACTTCCATCGCCGCACCGGCCGGCGCGTGCTGCAGCCGATGGGCTACGACGCCTTCGGCCTGCCCGCCGAGAACCACGCGATCAAGACGGGCCAGCACCCGCGCGACTCGACGGCGGCGGCCATCGCGTCCTTCCGCCGGCAGTTCCGCGAGTGGGGGATCTCGATCGACTGGTCGCGCGAGGTGGCGACCCACGAGCCCGAGTACTACCGCTGGACGCAGTGGATCTTCCTGCAGCTCTTCGAGCGCGGCCTGGCCTACCGCAAGGAGGCGGCGGTCAACTGGTGCCCCAACGACGCGACGGTGCTCGCCAACGAGCAGGTCGTCGACGGGCGCTGCGAGCGATGCGGCCACGAGGTGGAGGTCCGCCAGCTCGAGCAGTGGTTCTTCCGCATCACCGACTACGCCGACCGGCTGCTGGACGACCTCGAGACGATCGAGTGGCCCGAGCACGTCAAGACGATGCAGCGCAACTGGATCGGCCGCTCGGAGGGCGCGGAGGTCGTCTTCCGCTGCGACGACCTGGCCATCGACTACCCGGTCTTCACGACGCGCCCGGACACGCTCTTCGGCGCGACGTCCTTCGTCATGGCGCCCGAGCACCCGGACATCGAGCGCCTGGCGGCGGGGACGGGCCAGGAGGACGAGGTCCGCCGCTACGTCAACCACGCGCTGACCACCGACAAGGAGGAGCGCGGCTCGGCCGAGAAGCCGAAGACCGGCGTCTTCCTCGGCCGCTACGTCACCAACCCGGTCAACGGCGAGCGCCTGCCGATGTACGTCGCCGACTACGTGCTCATGGAGTACGGCACCGGAGCGATCATGGCGGTGCCGGGCCACGACGAGCGCGACTTCGCCTTCGCGCAGGCCTACGACCTGCCGGTCAAGCGCGTGATCGAGAGCCCGTCCGGCGAGGGCGACGAGCTGCCCTACACCGGGGACGGCACGCTGACGAACTCCCATCCCGACTTCGACGGGCTGCCCAACCGCGAGGCGCTGAGCAGGATCGTCGACTGGCTGGACCGCGAGGGCAAGGGCCACTCGTCCATCAACTACCGCCTGCGCGACTGGCTGCTGTCGCGCCAGCGCTACTGGGGCTGCCCGATCCCGATCGTGCACTGCGAGCGCTGCGGGACGGTCCCGGTGCCCGAGGACCAGCTCCCGGTCGTGCTGCCCGACATCGAGGACTACGCGCCCAAGGGCCGTTCGCCGCTGGCCGCGGCGGAGGACTGGGTGCGCACGCCGTGCCCGTCGTGCGGCGCCGGCGCCCGGCGCGAGACCGACACGATGGACACCTTCGTCGACTCGTCCTGGTACTTCCTGCGCTACTGCGACGCGCGCAACGACCAGGCGGCGTGGGACAAGGACGCGGTCGGCCGGTGGATGCCGGTGGACCAGTACATCGGCGGCGTGGAGCACGCGATCCTGCACCTGCTCTACGCGCGGTTCTTCGTCAAGGCGCTCGCCGACATGGGCCACCTCGACGTGCAGGAGCCCTTCGCGCGGCTCTTCACGCAGGGGATGGTGACCAAGGACGGCGCGAAGATGTCCAAGTCGCGCGGCAACGTCGTCTCGCCGGGCGAGATCGTCGAGCGCTACGGCGCGGACACCGCCCGCTGCTACATCCTGTTCATCGGCCCGCCCGACCAGGACGCCGACTGGAACGAGTCGGGCGTCGAGGGCATGCACCGGTTCCTGTCGCGCCTGTGGCGGACGTCCATGGCGGCGGCCTCCGACCTGCCCGACGAGCCGCTGCCCGGCGACGGCACGCTGGGCGAGGACGGGCTGCGCCTGGTGCGCAAGGCGCACTGGGCCATCGAGAAGGTCACGAACGACATGGCCGGGCGCTTCGCGTTCAACACCGCGATCTCGGCGGTCATGGAGCTGCTCAACGAGGTCGGCGTCGAGCGGCGCGGCGCGGCCGAGCCGGGCGCGGTGCGCTTCGCGCTGAGCACGGCGGCGTCGCTCGTCTTCCCGTTCGCCCCGCACGTCGCCGCCGACGCCTACCACGCGCTGACGGGCCGCCGGGTGTGGGAGGAGCCGTGGCCGGCCGCCGACGACCGCTACCTCGTCAGCGACACGTTCGAGCTCGTCGTGCAGGTCAACGGCAAGGTCCGCGACCGCGTCCAGGCGCCCACCGACGCCGACAAGGACGCGCTGCTCGAGCTGGCGCGCGTGCAGCCCAACGTCGTCGCGCACGTCGACGGCAAGGACGTGGTCAAGGAGATCGTCGTCCCGGGCAAGCTCGTCAACATCGTCGTCCGCGGCTAG
- a CDS encoding glutamate-5-semialdehyde dehydrogenase — protein sequence MTSPEVRARRCDVPRRSGLERTEGETGAKRSPSSHYASAMATTAVSIPDLCRAAKDASRALVTLDRAEKDAALHAIADALEARMGDVLEANARDMEAGREAGLSDALLDRLRLDEGRVRAIADGARQVAALADPVGESIMGGLLANGLQVDKVRVPLGVVAVVYEARPNVTIDAAALCLKSGNAIVLRGSSSATHSNAILVEVAAEHAPVPGAVQLVAGGGREELAELATQDGLVDLIIPRGGDGLKKALEGVATVPVIFAAAGNCHVYVDAAADLEAALAITLNAKTQRPGVCNAAETLLVHSDVAPEFLPRALRALHEAGVELRVDGRTRTLAGDVPVLDATEEDWDTEYLALTLAVAVVDSVEEAMAHIGRHGSGHSEAIVTDDVRAARAFERGVDAACVYVNASTRFTDGGEFGMGAEIGNSTQKLHARGPIGLRELCTFKYVVRGDGHVRT from the coding sequence GTGACGTCCCCGGAGGTCCGAGCTCGACGGTGTGACGTCCCCCGCAGGTCCGGGCTCGAGAGGACCGAAGGCGAAACGGGAGCGAAGCGGTCACCGTCATCGCACTACGCTTCGGCCATGGCCACGACCGCCGTCTCCATCCCCGACCTCTGCCGCGCGGCCAAGGACGCGTCGCGTGCGCTGGTCACGCTGGACCGGGCCGAGAAGGACGCGGCGCTGCACGCGATCGCCGACGCGCTCGAGGCGCGGATGGGCGACGTGCTCGAGGCCAACGCGCGCGACATGGAGGCCGGCCGCGAGGCCGGGCTGTCGGACGCGCTGCTCGACCGCCTGCGCCTCGACGAGGGCCGCGTGCGCGCGATCGCCGACGGCGCCCGCCAGGTCGCCGCGCTGGCCGACCCGGTCGGCGAGTCGATCATGGGCGGCCTGCTGGCCAACGGCCTCCAGGTCGACAAGGTCCGGGTCCCGCTCGGCGTGGTCGCCGTCGTCTACGAGGCGCGGCCGAACGTCACGATCGACGCGGCCGCGCTGTGCCTGAAGAGCGGCAACGCGATCGTCCTGCGCGGCTCGTCGAGCGCCACGCACTCCAACGCGATCCTCGTCGAGGTCGCCGCCGAGCACGCCCCGGTGCCGGGCGCCGTCCAGCTCGTCGCCGGCGGCGGTCGCGAGGAGCTCGCGGAGCTCGCCACCCAGGACGGCCTGGTGGACCTGATCATCCCTCGCGGGGGCGACGGGCTGAAGAAGGCGCTCGAGGGCGTCGCGACCGTCCCGGTGATCTTCGCCGCCGCCGGCAACTGCCACGTCTACGTCGACGCGGCGGCCGACCTCGAGGCCGCGCTGGCCATCACGCTCAACGCCAAGACCCAGCGCCCGGGCGTGTGCAACGCCGCCGAGACGCTCCTGGTCCACAGCGACGTCGCGCCCGAGTTCCTGCCGCGCGCGCTGCGCGCCCTGCACGAGGCCGGCGTCGAGCTGCGCGTCGACGGCCGCACCCGCACGCTCGCCGGCGACGTCCCGGTCCTCGACGCCACCGAGGAGGACTGGGACACCGAGTACCTCGCGCTGACGCTCGCCGTCGCGGTGGTGGACTCCGTCGAGGAGGCGATGGCCCACATCGGCCGCCACGGCTCCGGCCACTCCGAGGCGATCGTCACCGACGACGTCCGCGCGGCTCGGGCCTTCGAGCGCGGCGTCGACGCGGCCTGCGTCTACGTCAACGCCTCGACGCGCTTCACCGACGGCGGCGAGTTCGGCATGGGCGCCGAGATCGGCAACTCGACGCAGAAGCTCCACGCCCGCGGGCCGATCGGCCTGCGCGAGCTGTGCACGTTCAAGTACGTCGTGCGCGGCGACGGGCACGTCCGCACCTAG
- the nadD gene encoding nicotinate-nucleotide adenylyltransferase, whose protein sequence is MAHVGLLGGTFNPPHVGHLICAQEALEQLELDRVVLVPVHTPPHKEVLDDPGPELRLELCRRATEGDERLGVSDAEVLRGGPSYTVDTLRAIHAADPGDSLTFIVGGDVAHGLPSWREPAEVLRLARLAVAERSGVRRADIAERVATVPGGAERVVFFDMPRVDLSSSLVRRHAAAGRSIRYLVPDAVAACVQQHGLYAGTNP, encoded by the coding sequence GTGGCGCACGTCGGGCTGCTCGGCGGGACCTTCAACCCTCCGCACGTCGGCCACCTCATCTGCGCCCAGGAGGCGCTCGAGCAGCTGGAGCTGGACCGCGTCGTCCTCGTGCCCGTGCACACGCCGCCGCACAAGGAGGTCCTGGACGACCCGGGCCCGGAGCTGCGCCTGGAGCTCTGCCGGCGGGCGACGGAGGGCGACGAGCGGCTGGGCGTGTCCGACGCCGAGGTCCTGCGCGGGGGGCCGTCCTACACGGTCGATACCTTGCGCGCGATCCATGCTGCGGATCCGGGGGACAGCCTGACGTTCATCGTCGGGGGCGACGTGGCCCACGGCCTCCCGAGCTGGCGCGAGCCGGCGGAGGTCCTGCGGCTCGCGCGCCTCGCGGTCGCTGAGCGATCGGGTGTGCGGCGCGCCGACATCGCCGAGCGGGTCGCCACCGTCCCCGGGGGCGCGGAGCGCGTCGTGTTCTTCGACATGCCGCGGGTGGACCTCTCGTCGTCGCTCGTGCGGCGGCATGCGGCGGCCGGACGGTCGATCCGCTACCTCGTGCCCGACGCGGTCGCCGCCTGCGTGCAGCAGCACGGCCTCTACGCTGGGACCAACCCATGA
- the rpmA gene encoding 50S ribosomal protein L27: MAHKKGLGSSRNGRDSNAKRLGVKVFAGQTVTGGEIIVRQRGTRFKPGAGVGIGKDDTLFARAAGTVQFVEGRRGRVVSVEPAAAAE; the protein is encoded by the coding sequence ATGGCACACAAGAAGGGCCTCGGCTCCTCCCGCAACGGCCGTGACTCGAACGCCAAGCGCCTCGGCGTGAAGGTGTTCGCCGGCCAGACCGTCACCGGCGGCGAGATCATCGTGCGCCAGCGCGGCACCCGCTTCAAGCCGGGCGCCGGCGTGGGCATCGGCAAGGACGACACGCTCTTCGCGCGGGCCGCCGGCACGGTGCAGTTCGTCGAGGGGCGGCGCGGTCGCGTCGTCTCCGTCGAGCCCGCCGCCGCGGCCGAGTAG
- a CDS encoding Rne/Rng family ribonuclease: protein MRKTVLVSVDRGETRVALLEGQGSPAAKRGSSSRSRTSTKKDPTDGLRVAELYLERRTNRSIVGNIYKGKVDNVLPGLEAAFVDIGLDKNGFLHVDEIVLPGVEVARRGRGTGGGKGKPIHEVLKPGQEVVVQVVKDPLKTKGARLSMDLTIAGRYMVYTPTGEGVGVSKRLDDKERTRLRKEAKDLDLKGGGAIIRTAAQGAKRPDLERELQYLFKLHEVLDKRVAESTAPSLVFQEADLSVRVVRDIFSDHFERAIVDDPKQHQRLTSFFSRTAPELVDRVELWEESKPLFERFGVEKEIDGLMSKRVDLPSGGYLLIDYAEALTVIDVNSGSFVGRGKQARLEDTITKTNLEAADEVVRQLRLRDIGGIIVIDFIDMARAKNRHAVLDTLRKALDEDRTKTFTAEISKLGLVEMTRQNVTEGVREIMTRSCPTCDGEGVIKSEETIAIEFERRLREMASRAKRATEAFLVQMNPRVSAQFTGEGARVLHQLEQDTGKLFHFQGSEGLPLDWLEVLAEGGKEEIEEQAIPFREGDEVLVHIVEPHMYEVDDAVAKIDGYIISVTDGGRFVGEKRMVRIEEAGRTAATATLLDDEGGADEDALDSKPRRRGRRGGRRRSAATAEATSE from the coding sequence TTGCGCAAGACCGTGCTGGTGAGCGTCGACCGGGGCGAGACCCGGGTCGCGCTGCTCGAAGGTCAGGGATCCCCGGCTGCGAAGCGGGGGAGCTCTAGCCGCAGCAGGACCTCCACCAAGAAGGACCCGACCGACGGCCTGCGGGTCGCGGAGCTCTACCTGGAGCGCCGCACCAACCGCTCGATCGTCGGCAACATCTACAAGGGCAAGGTCGACAACGTCCTGCCCGGCCTCGAGGCGGCGTTCGTCGACATCGGCCTCGACAAGAACGGCTTCCTCCACGTCGACGAGATCGTCCTGCCGGGCGTCGAGGTGGCCCGCCGGGGCCGCGGCACCGGCGGCGGCAAGGGCAAGCCGATCCACGAGGTGCTCAAGCCGGGCCAGGAGGTCGTCGTCCAGGTCGTCAAGGACCCGCTGAAGACCAAGGGCGCGCGCCTGTCGATGGACCTGACGATCGCCGGGCGCTACATGGTCTACACCCCGACCGGCGAGGGCGTGGGCGTCTCCAAGCGCCTCGACGACAAGGAGCGCACCCGCCTGCGCAAGGAGGCCAAGGACCTCGACCTCAAGGGCGGCGGCGCGATCATCCGCACCGCGGCGCAGGGCGCCAAGCGCCCCGACCTCGAGCGCGAGCTGCAGTACCTCTTCAAGCTCCACGAGGTCCTCGACAAGCGCGTGGCCGAGTCCACGGCGCCGTCGCTGGTCTTCCAGGAGGCCGACCTCTCGGTCCGTGTGGTGCGCGACATCTTCAGCGACCACTTCGAGCGGGCGATCGTCGACGACCCCAAGCAGCACCAGCGCCTGACGTCGTTCTTCAGCCGCACCGCGCCGGAGCTCGTCGACCGCGTCGAGCTCTGGGAGGAGAGCAAGCCGCTCTTCGAGCGCTTCGGCGTGGAGAAGGAGATCGACGGCCTGATGAGCAAGCGGGTGGACCTGCCCTCGGGGGGCTACCTGCTCATCGACTACGCCGAGGCGCTGACGGTCATCGACGTCAACTCGGGCTCGTTCGTGGGCCGCGGCAAGCAGGCCCGCCTCGAGGACACGATCACCAAGACCAACCTCGAGGCCGCCGACGAGGTCGTGCGCCAGCTGCGCCTGCGCGACATCGGCGGGATCATCGTCATCGACTTCATCGACATGGCGCGGGCCAAGAACCGCCACGCCGTGCTCGACACGCTGCGCAAGGCGCTGGACGAGGACCGCACGAAGACCTTCACCGCGGAGATCTCGAAGCTCGGCCTCGTCGAGATGACGCGCCAGAACGTCACGGAGGGCGTGCGCGAGATCATGACCCGCTCGTGCCCGACCTGCGATGGCGAGGGCGTCATCAAGTCCGAGGAGACGATCGCCATCGAGTTCGAGCGCCGGCTGCGCGAGATGGCCTCGCGGGCCAAGCGCGCGACGGAGGCGTTCCTCGTGCAGATGAACCCGCGGGTGAGCGCGCAGTTCACCGGCGAGGGGGCGCGCGTCCTGCACCAGCTCGAGCAGGACACGGGCAAGCTCTTCCACTTCCAGGGCTCCGAGGGCCTGCCGCTGGACTGGCTCGAGGTGCTCGCCGAGGGCGGCAAGGAGGAGATCGAGGAGCAGGCGATCCCGTTCCGCGAGGGCGACGAGGTGCTCGTCCACATCGTCGAGCCCCACATGTACGAGGTCGACGACGCCGTCGCGAAGATCGACGGCTACATCATCAGCGTCACCGACGGCGGCCGGTTCGTGGGCGAGAAGCGCATGGTGCGCATCGAGGAGGCGGGCCGCACGGCCGCCACCGCGACCCTCCTGGACGACGAGGGTGGTGCGGACGAAGACGCGCTAGACTCGAAGCCCAGGCGCCGTGGCCGCAGAGGCGGACGGCGCCGTTCCGCTGCTACGGCGGAAGCGACCTCGGAGTAG
- the obgE gene encoding GTPase ObgE, translating into MLYDRARIWVQAGGGGNGCLSFRREAHVPRGGPDGGDGGHGGDVVLVCDDSLRDLQTFKRRAHYKAERGRHGEGAKRHGADGDDLVVKVPPGTVVVHEDDGTTHDLVVPGQQAVVAKGGSGGRGNPHFRSATRQAPRFAERGLDGEERWLDLRLKLLADVGLVGLPNAGKSSLLRTMTRAAPKVADYPFTTLEPVLGTLDADDRQLVLADIPGLIEGAAGGAGLGHDFLAHVERTRLLVHVLDLAPLDGSDPEENFATIEAELKAYDERLASLPRIVALSKADLVSEEEAEVAAEVWRERFAADLPAREAWEPEDPDAGVAVLVTSSATGLGLDELKRELFRRVPVEAPRAAIPGTEDEEVLAEHRVFRPARGRGFHVEPVEEGVWRVEGEAVERLIARHDLENEDALAHVEHRLHRMGVVRALEAQGFEPGDDVEIAGVVFELDPG; encoded by the coding sequence GTGCTGTACGACAGAGCGAGAATCTGGGTCCAGGCGGGGGGTGGCGGCAACGGCTGCCTGTCCTTCCGCCGCGAGGCCCACGTCCCGCGAGGCGGGCCCGACGGCGGCGACGGCGGCCACGGCGGGGACGTCGTGCTGGTCTGCGACGACTCGCTGCGCGACCTCCAGACCTTCAAGCGCCGCGCGCACTACAAGGCCGAGCGCGGCCGCCACGGCGAGGGCGCCAAGCGCCACGGCGCCGACGGGGACGACCTGGTCGTCAAGGTCCCGCCGGGCACGGTCGTCGTGCACGAGGACGACGGGACGACGCACGACCTCGTGGTCCCCGGCCAGCAGGCCGTGGTGGCCAAGGGCGGCTCGGGCGGGCGCGGCAACCCGCACTTCCGCAGCGCCACCCGCCAGGCGCCGCGCTTCGCCGAGCGGGGCCTCGACGGCGAGGAGCGCTGGCTGGACCTGCGCCTCAAGCTCCTGGCCGACGTCGGGCTCGTCGGGCTGCCCAACGCCGGCAAGTCCTCGCTGCTGCGCACGATGACCCGCGCGGCGCCGAAGGTCGCCGACTACCCGTTCACGACGCTCGAGCCGGTGCTCGGCACGCTGGACGCCGACGACCGCCAGCTCGTCCTCGCCGACATCCCCGGCCTCATCGAGGGCGCCGCGGGCGGCGCGGGCCTCGGCCACGACTTCCTCGCCCACGTCGAGCGCACGCGGCTGCTCGTCCACGTCCTGGACCTGGCACCGCTGGACGGCAGCGATCCCGAGGAGAACTTCGCGACGATCGAGGCCGAGCTCAAGGCCTACGACGAGCGCCTCGCGTCGCTGCCGCGCATCGTCGCCCTCTCGAAGGCCGACCTCGTGTCCGAGGAGGAGGCCGAGGTCGCCGCGGAGGTCTGGCGCGAGCGCTTCGCCGCCGACCTGCCGGCGCGCGAGGCGTGGGAGCCCGAGGACCCGGACGCCGGCGTCGCGGTCCTCGTCACCTCGAGTGCCACCGGCCTGGGCCTCGACGAGCTCAAGCGCGAGCTGTTCCGCCGCGTGCCCGTCGAGGCGCCGCGCGCGGCGATCCCGGGCACCGAGGACGAGGAGGTCCTGGCCGAGCACCGGGTCTTCCGCCCGGCGCGGGGCCGCGGCTTCCACGTCGAGCCGGTGGAGGAGGGCGTGTGGCGCGTCGAGGGCGAGGCCGTCGAGCGGCTCATCGCCCGTCACGACCTCGAGAACGAGGACGCCCTCGCGCACGTCGAGCACCGCCTGCACCGCATGGGCGTGGTGCGCGCGCTCGAGGCGCAGGGGTTCGAACCGGGCGACGACGTCGAGATCGCCGGGGTCGTCTTCGAGCTCGACCCGGGCTAG
- a CDS encoding SDR family oxidoreductase: protein MADPVFLITGASTGIGAATARHAAAEGHRLVLSARSEDKLQALAEELGGDERAIAVRCDVTSWEDQQALVSRTLEHFGRLDVAFANAGFGGARGFLEGEPDEWRAMVLTNVLGAAYTIRAAIPALKETEGHLLLTSSVAGRRALPGSFYSCTKHAVTAMGEAARQDLNDTGIRVTLIEPGMVDTPFFDDKPQIRALEADDIARAVMYAVQQPKHVDVNEILVRPTAQPT, encoded by the coding sequence ATGGCCGACCCCGTCTTCCTCATCACCGGCGCGAGCACCGGCATCGGCGCCGCGACCGCCCGTCACGCCGCCGCCGAGGGCCACCGCCTCGTCCTCAGCGCCCGCAGCGAGGACAAGCTCCAGGCCCTCGCGGAGGAGCTCGGCGGCGACGAGCGCGCCATCGCGGTGCGCTGCGACGTCACGAGCTGGGAGGACCAGCAGGCGCTCGTCTCCCGGACCCTCGAGCACTTCGGCCGCCTCGACGTCGCCTTCGCCAACGCCGGCTTCGGCGGCGCGCGCGGCTTCCTCGAGGGCGAGCCCGACGAGTGGCGCGCGATGGTCCTCACCAACGTCCTCGGCGCCGCCTACACCATCCGCGCCGCCATCCCGGCGCTCAAGGAGACCGAGGGCCACCTCCTGCTCACGAGCTCGGTCGCCGGCCGCCGGGCGCTCCCCGGCTCCTTCTACTCGTGCACGAAGCACGCCGTGACCGCGATGGGCGAGGCCGCGCGCCAGGACCTCAACGACACCGGCATCCGCGTGACCCTCATCGAGCCCGGCATGGTCGACACGCCCTTCTTCGACGACAAGCCCCAGATCCGGGCCCTGGAGGCCGACGACATCGCCCGCGCCGTCATGTACGCGGTGCAGCAGCCCAAGCACGTGGACGTCAACGAGATCCTCGTGCGGCCCACGGCCCAGCCGACGTAG
- the proB gene encoding glutamate 5-kinase, with the protein MARLVVKLGSSTVAHDDGTLRADVVAAICAAVADRRKAGDDVVIVSSGAIARGVQLLGMGARPRAIEDLQAASAVGQGRLFRAFDDLLEGRGVTAAQVLLSFPDLVSREQYLNARATLSRLLELGVVPVVNENDTTATDEITFGDNDFLAAQVSILVGADRLVLLTSTDGVFTADPRIDPSARMVEEVDDPAELEALRITSSTSTLGSGGMRSKVTAAEMATAAGIPAVVCNGLRPDALPRALAGEPEGTRFAARDLGISSFKLWLRYAKPSHGELVVDEGAARALREGGTSLLPVGIVEVRGDFSAGDAVDVRDGGGVLGKGIVSLDAAELRAVAGLRTDALRAKLPKAAEEAVHRDYFVLV; encoded by the coding sequence ATGGCCCGCCTCGTCGTCAAGCTCGGCTCGTCGACCGTCGCGCACGACGACGGGACGCTGCGCGCCGACGTCGTGGCGGCGATCTGCGCCGCGGTGGCCGACCGGCGCAAGGCGGGCGACGACGTCGTCATCGTCTCCAGCGGCGCGATCGCCCGGGGGGTCCAGCTGCTGGGCATGGGCGCCCGGCCGCGGGCGATCGAGGACCTCCAGGCCGCCAGCGCCGTCGGGCAGGGCCGCCTCTTCCGCGCCTTCGACGACCTCCTCGAGGGCCGCGGCGTCACCGCCGCGCAGGTCCTCCTGTCCTTCCCCGACCTCGTCTCGCGCGAGCAGTACCTCAACGCCCGCGCCACCCTCAGCCGCCTGCTCGAGCTGGGCGTCGTCCCCGTGGTCAACGAGAACGACACGACCGCGACCGACGAGATCACCTTCGGCGACAACGACTTCCTCGCGGCGCAGGTCTCCATCCTGGTCGGCGCCGACCGCCTCGTCCTGCTCACCTCGACCGACGGCGTCTTCACCGCCGACCCGCGGATCGACCCGTCGGCGCGGATGGTCGAGGAGGTCGACGACCCCGCCGAGCTCGAGGCGCTGCGCATCACCTCGTCGACCTCGACGCTCGGATCGGGCGGCATGCGCTCGAAGGTCACCGCCGCCGAGATGGCGACCGCCGCCGGGATCCCCGCCGTGGTGTGCAACGGCCTGCGGCCCGACGCGCTGCCGCGGGCGCTGGCCGGCGAGCCCGAGGGCACGCGCTTCGCCGCCCGCGACCTCGGCATCTCCTCGTTCAAGCTCTGGCTGCGCTACGCCAAGCCCTCGCACGGCGAGCTCGTCGTCGACGAGGGCGCGGCGCGGGCGCTGCGCGAGGGCGGCACGTCGCTGCTGCCCGTCGGCATCGTCGAGGTCCGCGGGGACTTCAGCGCCGGGGACGCGGTCGACGTCCGCGACGGGGGAGGGGTGCTCGGCAAGGGGATCGTCTCGCTCGACGCCGCCGAGCTGCGCGCCGTCGCCGGCCTGCGCACGGACGCGCTGCGGGCGAAGCTGCCCAAGGCGGCGGAGGAAGCGGTGCATCGGGACTACTTCGTCCTGGTGTGA
- the rsfS gene encoding ribosome silencing factor — MTEGHDHVPQTAPRPVDAGDALEASGLSPEDLLQVIARAAADKKAIDPVALDLRGVSGYTDFFLVCSGGTDRQTKAIHDGIHQALKDDHRLLPRRVEGIGEARWILMDYLDVVVHVFTPDVRDFYRLEQLWGDVPRIALDLGIPE; from the coding sequence ATGACGGAAGGACACGACCACGTGCCGCAGACCGCCCCCCGTCCCGTCGACGCCGGTGACGCCCTCGAGGCGTCGGGCCTGAGCCCCGAGGACCTCCTGCAGGTCATCGCGCGCGCCGCCGCGGACAAGAAGGCGATCGACCCCGTCGCGCTCGACCTGCGCGGCGTCTCGGGCTACACGGACTTCTTCCTGGTCTGCTCGGGCGGCACCGACCGCCAGACCAAGGCGATCCACGACGGCATCCACCAGGCCCTCAAGGACGACCACCGCCTGCTGCCCCGCCGCGTGGAGGGCATCGGCGAGGCGCGCTGGATCCTCATGGACTACCTGGACGTCGTCGTCCACGTCTTCACGCCCGACGTGCGCGACTTCTACCGGCTCGAGCAGCTGTGGGGCGACGTCCCGCGGATCGCGCTCGACCTCGGCATCCCCGAGTAG
- the rplU gene encoding 50S ribosomal protein L21 translates to MPYAIVKTGGKQYRVEEGQTLLVERLPGDAGSTLDLEPLLVAGDDAAFGDALEGASVQAEVVEHVRGPKIRIFKYKPKRGYRRRAGHRQELTRIRVTKIAAKA, encoded by the coding sequence ATGCCCTACGCGATCGTCAAGACCGGCGGCAAGCAGTACCGCGTGGAGGAGGGCCAGACCCTCCTCGTCGAGCGCCTGCCCGGAGATGCCGGCTCCACCCTCGACCTCGAGCCCCTGCTCGTGGCGGGCGACGACGCCGCGTTCGGCGACGCCCTCGAGGGCGCCTCGGTGCAGGCCGAGGTCGTCGAGCACGTGCGCGGACCCAAGATCCGCATCTTCAAGTACAAGCCGAAGCGCGGCTACCGGCGCCGGGCGGGTCACCGCCAGGAGCTGACCCGGATCCGCGTCACGAAGATCGCCGCCAAGGCGTAG